In the Helicoverpa zea isolate HzStark_Cry1AcR chromosome 27, ilHelZeax1.1, whole genome shotgun sequence genome, one interval contains:
- the LOC124643411 gene encoding uncharacterized protein LOC124643411 — protein sequence MPQSIEGTHIVVECQKAPNGRKNRHVCVPKSWVQLKMYGNRVSIVYPSEDETCTDLRVRNMEPADDDWDFYIGDIKAENTYEYCSAYVTRESLCKQTNNQDTCKKRKERESKEQPHVERKKSLKVRIKLPKPSLEKKRKKSRSSDYAIITEPMAYSEEEPVSEDMVDTEENVSPQLVESFNMNTEIPPQSAETSNMTTEFSSSSTSTPSSSVNQSTTKPQKTLFEIKMDEIIQSLMPETILQQIPMNTNSKEIAKLLAMQIENDSKAANLAFPKLTPEEREFIIKLEAVQTKTVYNIRVLLEFVKSMYKNVFHNRYVLDKIIKAYGPIGTETGDQQHPGTSNVENTQDVEMPADPNIPVSSTQNTGEDAPMLPTSTTGEPNTDKEENGKREKINWILKHPDPGKDLIELGKHTGIYVSADGLKKCKEKSDSVESFAKSLLPEVFTQDNTAEIKGKIMRPPMYFPAKIALVNFAMDYGQQAGWKEIEFELILNSLRDVLHDDLDYPKACGNNDQHCTCCLHKH from the exons ATGCCGCAATCTATTGAAGGCACACACATTGTGGTTGAATGCCAAAAGGCGCCAAATGGAAGAAAAAACAGACATGTTTGTGTACCAAAGTCATGGGTTcaattgaaaatgtatggcaatAGAGTTTCAATAGTGTATCCTAGTGAGGACGAGACTTGCACAGATCTCAGAGTGAGGAATATGGAACCTGCTGATGACGACTGGGACTTCTATATTGGAGACATAAAAGCAGaaa ACACATATGAGTATTGCTCTGCTTACGTTACTAGAGAGTCACTTTGTAAACAGACTAATAATCAAGATACCTGTAAGAAACGAAAGGAAAGGGAATCCAAAG AACAACCACATGTAGAACGAAAGAAATCACTGAAAGTTCGGATAAAGCTGCCCAAACCAAGCTTAGaaaaaaagaggaaaaaatCAAGATCATCCGACTATGCAATCATTACCGAACCTATGGCTTACAGTGAAGAAGAACCGGTAAGTGAGGATATGGTTGATACAGAGGAAAATGTCTCCCCACAGCTAGTGGAAAGCTTTAACATGAACACAGAAATCCCCCCACAGTCAGCTGAAACCTCTAACATGACCACAGAATTCTCCTCGTCCTCCACCAGTACTCCTTCAAGTTCAGTTAACCAAAGTACCACAAAGCCACAAAAAacgctatttgaaataaaaatggacGAAATAATACAAAGTCTTATGCCTGAAACTATACTACAACAAATACCAATGAACACTAACAGTAAAGAAATAGCTAAACTCCTAGCAATGCAAATAGAAAACGACTCTAAAGCTGCGAACCTAGCCTTTCCAAAATTGACCCCTGAAGAACGAGAATTTATCATAAAATTGGAAgcggtacaaacaaaaactgtaTACAACATCAGAGTTCTGCTGGAGTTTGTCAAAAGTATGTACAAAAATGTGTTTCACAATAGGTATGTATTAGACAAGATTATCAAGGCCTATGGGCCTATAGGAACAGAGACAGGAGACCAACAGCACCCAGGAACATCAAATGTTGAGAACACTCAAGATGTTGAAATGCCTGCCGATCCTAATATACCGGTTTCAAGTACACAAAATACAGGGGAAGATGCTCCGATGCTGCCAACTTCAACTACAGGAGAACCAAACACTGATAAAGAAGAGAATGGAAAAAGAGAAAAGATTAACTGGATCCTCAAACACCCAGATCCTGGGAAAGACTTAATAGAGTTAGGGAAACACACTGGTATCTATGTTAGTGCGGACGGTTTGAAAAAATGCAAAGAGAAATCGGACAGTGTTGAATcttttgcaaaatctttgttGCCTGAAGTTTTTACTCAAGATAATACTGCTGAAATTAAAGGTAAGATTATGAGGCCTCCGATGTATTTTCCTGCTAAGATAGCTTTAGTTAATTTTGCCATGGACTACGGACAGCAAGCTGGTTGGAAAGAAATTGAGTTTGAGTTGATATTGAATAGTTTAAGGGATGTTTTGCATGATGATTTAGACTATCCAAAGGCTTGTGGTAATAATGATCAGCATTGTACATGTTGTTTGCATAAACATTGA
- the LOC124643440 gene encoding uncharacterized protein LOC124643440 produces the protein MDLKEEYHDPDYPEAPVCVKEEPQAVSDEEKVEKIKDIIRREFLNELEIRENEVMLIDQRMTTSRRLLHRLRYALVNSYYKDQKLLLTNGQIQDEIAAQPEPRARNEVSTILREGQRRLHPSVRKLLGKQTVDLDEIFRTRGPRNKTRKDYSAMLQKRNYTISADTTKTLRPDRKPDEMELEEACSSRPKKVPRHLEPRVQNVVTLDEVTRNKMKYRYRIVIGNTSKYAPAASRADRSTHKWLLYIRGPPAAPDLSAIVTAVRVRLHHSYAPHHTVHIHKPPYHVSRRGWGEFPAKVELHFALPERNRPAAVEHTIKLDRNYTGLQTLGAETIIDVWLYSTQEMLQYEFKETAQPEITTLQTNPQTVEEQKETETVPETIENNDTHTDNWMEFFSKGPTEVDVDEMIIKPIKKEPEEQKSEIINNVDNIAENVQECTQEVSIKTEKDWDKVDTDLPNEILNQPASPKKRIMKYIDPTTGKIYYLEMDRALDLSKVQEIVINNTKTAKISPVKSNGLKTVKKKKGVSLLKPEVKNMLKNESVKTHNFAHIENDHCYLATPRKYDSVANVEVKKEKSLFSMLCDNVARLNTVRCGVNYLIKKIPLITDQARDPDFVKHFPFVVETEEKYWKLDFAKRRNIEWSRAKLINRILTEHLPTSEPIWRTKQILTYCRLHGYFPIRTDTMNIKSEPEEWSSYTDLDAIRNMETSIKESYSNPSDINTLSVFDSSEYSEHNDSVSDQVSDDEEVDVVSTGVRKRMQTDDGVDVGVLTPLPVENEDDRMRFLYVERKCADIGIELRNEDVGNGYSYSAAHAVMVSALRSFAEELVRGALAERLREGGHLSVWAGSSVSPVAVSALHVHRACCARARVLSAAGCGAAPSHIHNI, from the exons ATGGATCTAAAAGAAGAATATCATGATCCTGATTACCCGGAGGCTCCTGTGTGCGTCAAGGAGGAGCCCCAGGCCGTCTCAGACGAGGAGAAAGTCGAGAAAATCAAAGATATTATCAGGCGGGAATTTTTGAATGAACTTGAAATTAGAGAAAATGAAGTAATGCTAATAGATCAAAG GATGACAACATCCCGCCGTCTTCTACACCGTCTCCGGTATGCGTTAGTGAACAGCTACTACAAGGATCAGAAGCTGTTACTCACCAATGGACAGATACAGGACGAGATCGCTGCACAGCCTGAACCTAGGGCTAGGAATGAG GTATCCACAATCCTCCGCGAAGGACAACGGCGCCTACACCCTTCAGTTCGCAAACTCCTCGGCAAGCAGACAGTAGACCTGGACGAGATCTTCCGGACCAGAGGACCCAGGAATAAGACCAGGAAGGATTACTCT GCCATGCTCCAAAAACGCAACTACACCATCTCAGCAGACACTACAAAGACCCTCAGACCAGACCGGAAGCCGGATGAGATGGAACTTGAAGAAGCTTGCAGCAGCCGTCCCAAGAAGGTTCCTCGTCATCTTGAGCCGAGGGTCCAGAATGTGGTGACGTTAGACGAGGTCACTAGGAATAAGATGAAGTATCGATATAGGATTGTTATTG GTAACACATCAAAATACGCCCCCGCGGCATCCCGAGCGGACCGGTCTACCCACAAGTGGCTGCTATACATCCGCGGCCCCCCGGCGGCGCCCGACCTGTCCGCCATCGTCACCGCCGTGCGCGTCCGGCTGCACCACTCGTATGCACCGCATCACACTGTGCATATACA CAAACCCCCCTACCACGTGTCCCGCCGCGGCTGGGGCGAGTTCCCCGCGAAGGTGGAACTACACTTCGCGTTACCCGAGCGCAACAGGCCGGCCGCTGTCGAGCATACCATCAAGTTGGATAGAAACTATACCGGCTTGCAGACCTTAG GTGCCGAAACAATAATAGACGTCTGGCTCTACAGTACACAAGAAATGTTACAATACGAGTTCAAAGAAACCGCTCAACCAGAAATCACAACCTTACAAACGAACCCACAAACAGTCGAAGAACAGAAGGAAACGGAAACAGTACCAGAGacaatagaaaataatgacACACATACAGATAACTGGATGGAATTCTTCTCTAAGGGTCCCACTGAAGTAGATGTCGATGAAATGATCATAAAACCTATTAAGAAAGAACCAGAAGAACAGAAAtctgaaattattaataatgttgATAATATCGCAGAAAATGTACAAGAATGTACACAAGAAGTTAGCATTAAAACTGAAAAAGATTGGGACAAAGTGGACACGGATTTACCGAATGAAATTTTGAACCAACCGGCTTCACCTAAGAAAAGGATTATGAAGTATATTGATCCGACCACAGGCAAAATTTATTACCTAGAAATGGATAGAGCTTTAGATCTTAGTAAAGTTCAAGAAATTgtcataaacaatacaaaaacggCTAAAATAAGTCCTGTTAAGTCAAATGGTTTAAAAAcggtgaagaaaaaaaaaggtgtGTCCTTACTGAAACCAGAAGTTAAGAATATGTTAAAAAATGAAAGTGTGAAGACTCATAATTTTGCCCATATTGAAAATGATCATTGTTATCTGGCAACACCGAGGAAATATGACAGTGTTGCCAACGTGGAGGTGAAAAAAGAAAAGAGTTTGTTTAGTATGTTGTGTGACAATGTTGCCAGGTTAAATACTGTGAGGTGTggtgtaaattatttaattaagaagaTACCGTTGATTACTGATCAGGCGAGGGATCCGGATTTTGTCAAACATTTTCCTTTTGTTGTGGAAACGGAAGAAAAGTACTGGAAATTGGATTTTGCTAAGAGAAGAAATATCGAA tggtCCCGAGCAAAACTAATAAACCGGATACTAACAGAACACCTACCAACATCAGAACCAATATGGCGGACAAAACAGATTCTAACATACTGCCGACTCCATGGCTACTTCCCAATCAGAACAGACACCATGAACATAAAGTCAGAACCCGAAGAATGGTCTTCATACACCGACTTGGATGCCATTAGAAATATGGAAACGAGTATCAAAGAGTCTTACTCAAACCCGTCTGACATCAATACTTTGTCTGTCTTCGACAGTTCTGAGTATTCTGAACACAATGACAGTGTGTCAGACCAGGTTTCTGACGATGAGGAAGTGGATGTGGTGTCTACGGGGGTCAGGAAGAGGATGCAGACGGATGATGGGGTGGATGTTGGGGTTCTGACTCCTCTGCCGGTGGAAAATGAGGATGATAGGATGCGGTTTCTGTATGTTGAGAGGAAATGTGCTGATATTGGCATTGAGTTGAGAAATGAGGATGTCGGTAATGGATATTCTTATAg TGCTGCACACGCAGTGATGGTATCAGCGCTGCGTAGCTTCGCGGAGGAGCTGGTTCGCGGCGCGTTAGCTGAGCGGCTGCGGGAAGGTGGACACCTCTCTGTGTGGGCTGG TTCATCAGTGTCCCCAGTGGCGGTATCCGCCTTGCACGTGCATCGCGCGTGCTGTGCCCGTGCCCGCGTGCTCAGTGCCGCCGGCTGCGGCGCCGCACCCTCGCACATACACAATATATAA